The Hordeum vulgare subsp. vulgare chromosome 4H, MorexV3_pseudomolecules_assembly, whole genome shotgun sequence genomic interval CGGATACCCCAAAGGCAACGAGTCGGATGGGGTGCCCGCCCGCCTGGGCCGGCTGCTCCGACTCACACCCGCGGCCGGCTGCTTCAGCCAGTCGGCTGTCCACAGCCAACTACGATGTCCCATCGGACACGCGCGGACGATACGGACATACACCGCAGTGGAGCACTATTGATGAGCAGTAGTGCGATGTACACGCATGAGGCGGTATCATCTACAGTGTAACTTGTCTCCTGGACGCTGATTTAGCTTACACCTCAAGcagcttggcatgtaagctacaGTAAGCTACCCGCTACCCTCtgtagcttacatgccaagcaACACACCCACACACTCACACCCATAAGGGCCTCATGCCCACCACTTATGGCATGCTCTCACACTCACGTATGAGGCAAGAAGCCCATGGCTCTCCTCTCTCATATAGTTCCATGAACAACTTTGTACTGCATATACACCTCATAtacacacatgcaggagtaggggattatctctccggagagcctcgaacctgggtaaacccccgCGTGCTACTACCCTATCCCACCCCGGATCTTCCACGACAGCCTTGCTCTCACCTCGATTAGCCACCCCCTGGCATTTGTCGTGAGAGAACGACGACACTTATCTTCCACCCACCGCCTTTACTTTGTACCACACGCCGGAAAACCTTATCCGCGCTAGGCACCCCCCTCCCGCACTCGCATCTCTTCTCCCAAATACAAATCCGTCATGAATccttcctccttttttcctctCACTCCACGCTGGCTAGCAAGCCACTCCGGTTAGCCAATGCTGCCCCTTGAACCTTCTCCTTAGTCTACCCTCCCCCCCGATCCATGGTCACAAAGAGCAGCACTCTGGACCTGGCGATGCGCCATGCTGCAAGGGGGCACGTTCCCGTGATGGAATCATCGACGTGCCGTGCTGGAAGCTCTACGACCGCCGTGCTGGAACCAACGAAGTAAATTACTGGAAACGACGAAGTAAATTGCTCGAACCGGCTACTCGATTTGCTGGAACTGCGGATTCAAGACGCTGCATCCATGGTGATGGAGGTATTTTTTGCTGGAACCGGCTACTGGGTTTGTTGGATCCGGCGAAGTTTTTTGTTGTGTCCGTCATCGGCGACGCATGTTTTTTGTTGCCACCGGTATATGTTTCTTCTGCGATCGGTGAGTTGTTTTGCTACAAttgtttcatttttctttttgctACATCCATTCACAGTCAAGCTGAcctttttttgctgcaaccgttgtaGCTTTTGCTACATTCGTCAAGTATTTTTTTTCTACATCCTTTTTTTCATGGTGAAGCCGTAGTCTCGACGATGGCGACGCTGATTTGTTGTCGCAaccgttttttttttttgctatgACCTatgaatatttttgttgtttcataTATTCTTTGTGAGATACTGTATGACCTATGAATACTTTTGCATGAAGATTTCCTCCCTTTTCTATTTTCGCGCATATGCAGAAAGGAAGAAGACGACTCGGTCACGGTCTACGTAGACCGTTGACTCATCAGAGATCCAATGCTTAACAGGCGACCGGTCGAAACTCGGGCCGACGCGCTGGCGTTTGCCTTCACGAACCAGGCCTTGTTTAGAAAAAGTaccggaaagaaaagaaaaggaatacTAGTACTACTCGTTATCTCCGGCCCAGACCGAACCCAACCCAACCCCGACTCGCCCCCCTCGCCGCACGCACACAAAGACCGTAATAAGCCAGCAAGGTCGTCTCGCGCACCGCCGGCGGCCAACCATGTCAGCGCGGGACCGGGAGACGATCGAGGCGCTCGCGCGCGTCGCGGCCGCGCTGGACGGGGCGGTGCTCGGCCTCGGCACGGCGGCGCTCGCTGTCGCCTCCCTGGGCAAGTACCTTGCCGCGTCCGGGGCGCTCCGCCGCATCGCCGAGGCGCCGGCGGTCGCGATCCCCGACCTCCGCTACTCCTTCCTCGCGGGGCTCCGCGACGGCGAGTCGCGCCTCGCCGCCGTGCGGGGCATCGTCCGCTCCCCGCCCGGGGGCACGTTCCTCACCCCCCCTGGCTCCCGCGAGCACTGCGTCGTCACCAGGCACACCCAGACGGTGAGTTCCCAGATTCCCCGACTCCCTAAGAGCAAGGGTTACGTGCTAGGGCTTTTTATGCGGCTGCTTGGGCAAGGATGTCGGTTCTAATCTGTATTCCCCCTCGAGGCAACGTTTTGAGGCTCCGATTAAGCAGAGGATATACACAGCTTTGGGGGTTAGGGTTTATATGTGTGGAACTTACTTTCTCATCGGTGACCAAGATATATCTGAATGTTTTAAGGTTCCGGTTAGGCACAAGATATAGACAGGTTTGGACATTGGGATGCCTGTGAATCTTTTGTTTCGTTTTAACCCTAGTTTTAAGTGCTACCGTGCTGCTTTTTTTTCCCGGAGAATTTTTACACTTGCAATTATCTATGGATAATTTTCCTTGTAATTTCTAGGAGTAGGATGGAAAACTTATCAACTTCTGTGGTTCCCTTAACAAGAGgatagtttggagaagtagagaACTAGTGCTTGCAGTTTGAGCTTCTGTTGCATCAGGAATTAAATGATTAACTTCACACCTATCTAATTAGCGTTGCAACACCGAGCGGTGGTAACAAGGTCTTCGAGCTGCAAAGCGGCTGTAACCCTGTATGCATCCATGGGTTTGTATGCCTCTAGGAGAGCACCATTGTAAAAACTCAGGAAGTGTGGCATGGGATGTGGTGTGATGCAACTAATATGGAGGTTTGAAGTTAGAAAGTGACTAGAGGGCATCATGATGTCGTAGTCATTGGATGATAGGAAATTTTTCTAGAGTCTGAGATGAACTTGGGGAACTGCATCCTGGGTCAATGAACTTGATAGACTTTTAAGCTTTGCTTAAATGCCGTTCCATCCAATAAGATTGTGTGCTGACTGCTGAATTTCTTATGGGTCTTTGTATAAACAATGTCTTGGAATGAAGTGTTGGCTCCTGCCAGTGGCTGATTTAGATGCAGGTTCTAGAATATCCCAATGCCTTTTGACTATTGTGTGAAGTTTCGCCTCGATACATTTTAGTTTTTATTCACACAAGGGTCTGGATCTTGAAGTTTTCTagtttccatgtattttattttatttgttatatcATGATATATCCTTATGAGTGAAAAGTAAAATAGCACTTGTGTGCCTGAAACTTTTCTTATGGTTTTGCATTGCTCTGTAAACACTCTATCGTGTACCCACTATCCTCTCCTTGTAGAGATGTCTAACTGGTGTAATGTGATCTTCTATATACTTTTGTAGTGCTTGTTCGGCGAATGGAGAGGCATCTTTGGATGGACTTTTGACCTACACGCTCTCTTTTTTAAATCATTGAAAGAGCAAATTATAACATCATCTAGATGGGTATGCTATCTACACTTGATAGTTGATACACTTGCTGTTTCCGTAATCATTTTTACCTCTAATTTTACTGCACTTTTCCTTTTGAAAGGTTTCGTTTGGTCTTGTGGATCCTGCTTCCGAGAAATTACGGGAAATGGTACATGTGAAATTTGATGGGGCAGTTCATCAGTCATTACCTCTTACAACTGTGTATCACAAGCTTATCCCAGTTGAGCAAAATTCTTACACATTGTTTCAGACTATTGTTGGCAATGGCTATCCGGTAAGCTCTTGTGTTTGTATGCTGAAACATATATTTTTCTAGGCAGTAATCACCTTGTGGATCACTTTTTATAGCTATTTGCTTATTTATATGACAGATTGCGTTGTTGGACGAAGAAAAGATTCTTCCTATTGGAAAGGAGATTACAGCAATTGGATTATGTCGATTAAAGAATCAAAATGTTGAGATCAGTTTGTGCCCAGACCTTCCATATTTCTTGTAAGGATGCTATTTATCCATAGGTTTCATATTCTTAATTGCGCCAGCCATCATAATTCTAGAACATCCACAGTTCATTATGCATGTTAAGGTCTTATTTTGTTCCGTGGCTTTCTGTAACACTTTGCCTTGATTCAGGTCTGATCTGACCAAGGGTGAGATGGAAGCCGAGATGTCTTCACGTGCCAGACTGTTCTTCTGGGTTACTGTTGCTCTTGGAACTGTGTCAGTTGGCTTACTAGGCCATGCCATTTACAGGTACCTTTTGTAACTTATGGAacagggtggtgagcaaaatgttTGGGTGAATATTTCTTACTGTGAACTATCAAATGTGGCGTTTTCACCATTGCAAAAGGCTTTATTTAGTGAACCTTGATTATTATGGGGATAATTGCAACTAGATACTTCATGTTAGCCTGATATGGTTCTTTTTAGCTATTCCCTTTTCTTTTCTGTAGTCGTGTTTTTGCGGATAATTTGATGTTTGTAATGATGTAGGTTATGGGAGAGAGTTAAACGGCACAGAGAGGCAAGAGAAGCTCAAGAAAGATTTCATGAAgctgacaatgaagatgatgctgGAGAAAATGGTAGCGACGACGAGCCTGGTGAAATGGGTGACGGGCAGCTATGTGTCatatgcttaaggaaaagaaggcGGGCAGCTTTTGTTCCTTGTGGTCATCTTGTCTGCTGTTGCAACTGCGCGAAAAGGGTGGAACTCTTGGACGAACCATTGTGCCCTGTGTGTAGGCAAGACATCCAATACATGCTCAGGGTTTATGACTCTTAAGGTAATTGATTGAAAA includes:
- the LOC123449598 gene encoding E3 ubiquitin-protein ligase SPL2, whose product is MSARDRETIEALARVAAALDGAVLGLGTAALAVASLGKYLAASGALRRIAEAPAVAIPDLRYSFLAGLRDGESRLAAVRGIVRSPPGGTFLTPPGSREHCVVTRHTQTCLFGEWRGIFGWTFDLHALFFKSLKEQIITSSRWVSFGLVDPASEKLREMVHVKFDGAVHQSLPLTTVYHKLIPVEQNSYTLFQTIVGNGYPIALLDEEKILPIGKEITAIGLCRLKNQNVEISLCPDLPYFLSDLTKGEMEAEMSSRARLFFWVTVALGTVSVGLLGHAIYRLWERVKRHREAREAQERFHEADNEDDAGENGSDDEPGEMGDGQLCVICLRKRRRAAFVPCGHLVCCCNCAKRVELLDEPLCPVCRQDIQYMLRVYDS